ttattatcaagttgtagtcccaggaatttaagactgtcaacctcgtatgtatggttccttttttttccccacttcttttccgcatgtgcacacaatgcaattgcggtacgtgcagCTGCTGTGGTTAATaaaaagttgttgtcagccatcttgaactttgacaaaaaatttgatgacagtgtaataccccttctagcggtacatcaaagatctttgtcaaatatatttgatggaatatttgatcacatctttgatcaaatctttgacaaagaaatttgatagtgtaataccggcctaagcaatataactcctctcaaatacgagaatacgcaaggattttatgtaattaaatatgcaagcgcacaaacactcggaacgaaattaagaatcaaactacaaaacaaatatgaatgctaaatatgcgactccctactgcactgctgctgcatttgcggtacgtgcaactgctgcggttaataaaaagttgttgtcagccatcttgaactttgacgaaaaatttgatgacagtgtaataccccttctagaggtacgtcaaagatctttgtcaaatatttttgacggaatatttgatcacacctttgatcaaatctttgacaaagaaatttgatagtgtaacaccggcctaagcaatataactcctctcaaatatgagaatatgcaaggattttatgtaattaaatatgcaagcgcacaaacactcggaatgaaattaagaatcaaactacaaaacaaatatgaatgcTAAATATGCAACtccctactgcactgctgctgcactactgctgcactgatactAATGTGCTAATTACGACTGCTTATTCTACTCCAACATCCTTCAATAGAGCTCGCTTGTTCATTGTTAAAAAAGGTTAATTAATGAAatacgtttgcgtagagttgtcagtgctaacagacaagcaataccgcatgatacaaccacagaaatcaatggggTACGTACAGCGAACATATTCGTTAGGAGAATGAAGCGAAATTTGATAtcaatgggccatggcagcagacgactgatgtgagtgcctttgctaacagctgcaCCacccctaggctcgtgaccatattggttggaccctagactattcGAAAACCGTGGCGTGTTTAGATAACTCCCGATCTGAATCGGTGACAGCTGATGGGAGGGTTCGAATTTGGCGCAGACCCTACAAAGCCACGgatctaagttgtcaacaaggcattgtgcaagctggtggtggctccataatcgtgtgggctgtgtttacatgaaatggattgGGGCCTCTgatccaacagaaccgatcattgcatggaaatggttatgttcaggtacttgcaagccattttcagccattcatagactttacgttcccaaacaactatgtcatgtcaccaggccacaactgctggtgactgatttgaagaatgttctggacaatttgagcgagtgATTTGTCCACCCACATCAaccgaaatgaatcccatcaaacatctaCGGGGCATTataaagaggtcagttcgtgcacaaaattctgcactgacaaccttttcacaattatggatgtctgtagaggcagcttggctcagtatttctctAGCGGGCtcccaacgaattgttgagtccatgccacttctagCTGCTTCACTATACTGGGCAAAGTATATCTGACataatatcaggaggtatcccataacttttgtcagtgCAGTGTATTCCTTCACTGCAGATCAATCCATCAGTGAAAAGcgtatcaaaattcctacagtagatTCTGTGACTTGCCGTcacatacagacaaaaaaatgCTGCAGGAGACTGGTCTAGCACAAAGTTCTAATGCACCAGAAATTTTCAGTATATATGTTATATATCAGGACTCAAACTCAAAATCTTGCTCTTTGCAGGCCATACTCTAATTGGTCGAATGATGCAGGTGTGACTCACCACCTTGCCTTAAGTGGGACAAGTACTGGCATGAGTAAAATTGTGATGGTAGATCGTGACCTGAGATTCATGCCTGGATAGCTCAACTGGTAAGAACAATACGCATGAAAGGGAAGATGCTCTCATGTGTACCTTTGCCTAGCACTTCCAGAGGCAATGATGTTGCAGAGATGTGTCTGTGGCTTACAGCATTGTTGCCAGAATGATCTCTCACTCAGTAGTGAAGTGTGTGGTGTTTCAAAACCTACGACAGATTAAAAAGATACGCCAGACCTGAACATGAACTTGAAACCTTAGCTTTCAGTTGCAGTGGTCTTACCAGCTTAGCTATACTGGCACAATTGATGGCCCACGCCCATAGtttgacttctgccagtacctctccccTATTTGGTGTGGTTTATGAGTCAGAGCTGCGTAGCTCAGCCAGTAAGTGCGTTGCCCATGAAATGTAGGTTTAGGGCCATGATTGCtaatctggcacaaagttttaatctgtaagaAAATTTCATAATAGCACACAGTCCACTGTAAGTGATATTTGATTGTGGAAACGATCAACTACGCTGTGGCTGTCATTAGTCTTCAGTATACGGTACTTTAATTTAGAGGTGCTAGTCCAGCTTAAGCGTGCACAACTCCTGTGAAGTTCGGAATTTAGTAAagagtactggtggaagtaaagttgaGACGGTGAATGGAGTTTCTTATCTGGGCAACTCAACCGATAAGAGCATTGCCTGTGGCCTGTGTAATGCCTCTGGCATTCAGTTATAATCCGCTAGAACGTTTCAAAATAGTGGACATTCTGGTGTAGAGTGAAAGACCCATTTTGGAAACGTCCATTCATTTTTAGACtcttatttcataaataatatcatttaataattctgtcatttaaaaaaaatcggGACTTGAACCGTCTGTGTACTGTTTGGGTCTCATTCGTGATTATAACAACTTTTTTTCGAGGAGACGCTTAGAACCTTCCGTTCTTTGACCCCACTAGATTTTTTTTACCAGTGTCACTGTGTAATACTGGACTTTATTACTTGAGAAGTAACGATTCTCACGTCATAAAAAATTTGGAGAGTCCTAATTGAATCCCAGATTATAACATTTTTGTGATCTTCGTCTGGCTCCTGCGTTTGTCATAATTTATGAACTGAATCTTATGGTTAACCTTCTCAGTTGTGAACTTCACACAAAATAAATTCAATCTGACATTTATATTGTATTACCTGGGTAATGATTCACAGTTGCCGTTCTTGATCCTATGACATGTGTTTACTGCGTATATCACAAATATTTGCGTCTTTGCTATTTATATAAGCAAAGACTTCACACTTCTTACCTACGCATATACACTGTGAAGCGTAAACACAGCAAGTGACTGAGTTTGTATCCAATGGAAGTTTATATGTCAAAGCGTCGGAAGTGTTCTTTAGTGCTTTAATTTAATGTGACGAAAGAATATGTGATGTTGTACTCGCTTGGCGTTCCGTATTAAAacagtaatttacttgttttcgaACTCTTGGGAAGTCACAAGGACAAGTTTGAAAAACAAGAGGATAGGAGAAAGTTTAGTGCGTCGTCACAGGAAGGTTTACAAATGACATCGGTTGATTCTGGCGTTGAAACTGGCAATGACAGTAATGATAGTTGTGCGACACATGATCCACAGTCACCAACACTTGAAATAACCCCAGCAAAATTAATTACGACGACTACGACCGATATACAACAGACCCTTACTGTGTGTCAAACAGCAGTCGACAAATCATGTTCGACGACGGATCATGATATCCAGTTTCCACTAGTCAGGATAAAGCCAGATGACAAGGTTAGTTCACGGTGACTTAAGAACACTGTTATACAACCATGTCTAGCAACATTGTATATCACTAGTATTATTTTATTTCGTCAGGTTGTAAATTTCCTGCTCCCTCTTCAAAGACCAATTCCTGGAATCGATCCACCCGCTGGACTCACATTCTGTAATGTACAGCGCACAAGTCTTGGTCTTGGAAATGGTTATGAAGTGGTCAGGGCTGGTAAGTAAATTCAATGAGTCAAAAAACCTATTCATTCCGTTTTCAGAGAACATTAGGTTGATTtcgatataaaatttatttttcctttacAGAGAACAAAGGTTATGATCTGACAGCTGTGTACCAGAAATTTGAACTTCAGAGGAAACTCCGAGCTGTGCGGTGCAGGCTGAAGACTACTCGTGAAGCGTGGTTGCAGTTTAAAGGACCTCTCAGTAATTTCTGTAAACTCGTTATTTTTATTCATGAAAACTGGTAGTCTAAGAAAACAGTATTTGGTTGACACCAAGGAAAtgggacttttttttcttaaactgCTTAATAATAATAGTATTTGTCATTGTGTTAGCAGCTTTTCTACCATCTGTAGTTTACTATCTACTATGCTCCATTATTACTGGTAAATAGGCCCCAGTATATATGTAAAATATGTTTCTTTGGTTTTCTGTGTTAATTGAATGAACAGATATCACACAAATAATAGAAAGAACAGGGATGTAATGTTTGACATAACTTTGTGATTAACAGCTTTGAGGAGTGGGGAGGGGAAGAAGGGAGGAATATCTGGACGATTGTCCCAAGGTGTAAAATTATCAAGCTCACTGAACTAGTAACACAGTGCCATTATAAATTACATCCTGATCATTGGGTGAAAAAAAGTTTATGACCACTTTTTAAACATTAAAGTGACATACTGAAAATTCATTGATGTTTGCAGATGAGCGGAAGTTAAGACATGCATGCTCCACAAACAATTTAGATTTGGTTCAAGCCTTACTTGACATGGGCGTCAACCCGAACTGTTACGATGATCAGCGCAGATCACCATTACATCTTGCTGCATGCCGCGGATACGCTGATGTTGTGAAGTAAGTAATGGGTTACAATTATCATCATGGTCTCACTCTCGAATTAGATTGTTACATATAGGAATTCAATTTTACATTCAGTAATGGAAAAATTGGGTGAAATTATTGTTAGTTACTGAATCTCCCTTTGTTGCATTGCTGACTGAATGAAGTTCCTCAACTCTTCCTGGCTGCTGCAGTTTGGTGGCTGTTGAAATTGCACAGTAgatataataataatgaattgtagacattctttgatttaaaaaaaagaaaaataagacttGCTTCATGGTGAAGGTCACTTCCCTAAATAAATGAATGGACAAATGGTTACTTCTTCAGCAGGGTCAAAGCAGGCACAAGGAGGAAGGGATTTGCTAggtattgggagctccagtgttaggcatgttatggagccTGCTTAGGCTGTGGTCACTGGCACCAACAGTGAACCATTCTGCTTACACCCGTCATCGGCTGAAGACACCTGATCTTTTCAAATTAGCATGCCAGTGCATGTGTGGTCTCAGTGCAACAGATCTCAATCCCTGATCCTACAGGCTACAGACAACAGTTGGcagaattcaaatcagtttgtttccgATGGATGATGTTCCCACACTCAAAACATGGTTTATGAGAAAGAAGGGAGTTTCTTGGGATCTGGAGGATGAGATTGTAGTAATAAAGATATGTCTTGGAATCTGTGGCCTGAAATCAGTGCATTTTTGGAAGCAATAAGTGTCAGAcaactgagaaatttaataataaattaattgaGTATTACCTTATATTACTTTATGCATGTTCTGTAGCTGTCTGTCCACTTCAATTTCATGTATATCCTTAAAATGCAGTATGTCATGTGCAACGCAGGCAAAATCTGTATAAGAAATTTTAGGCATAGATTATAACTGTAAAATATTAGGTGTTCAAGTGAGAAAGGTGGCATGGGTCAATTGTGAtgcttaaagttactgtagagGATCTATTTTGGGTTGTGGTGGGTGAGCACTACCTGTCTACAGATTGTAATTAGCCTACTGCTTGCtggaatttttaaaacaatagggtggtggtttgcaaatgtgattttttgtgtgtgtgtgtgtgtgtgtgtgtgtgtgtgtgtgtgtgtgtgtgtgtgttggtaattTCATTAAATTTGCTTCACAAAATCCGGATTACACATTCGAATAATTTACACATGCTCTATTATTTCTCATACTGGCACTTGGCCGTGAACGTAAAACAAACAACGAATTTTAGCTGTCATGGGGAGAAGAGCGGAGTGGTGGGACAAGCCACACCTCCCACTCACATGGCTGGCAGCCTACGTCCATGTTCTGAGCTCCTGGGAAGGCAGAACTGATGTAATAATGTACATATGGATCACTGGTTTCATCTGGTGTTGTGTGTGTCATATTCAAACACTGTGACAGAGCAAGATTCCTCTCTGcacttatttcaaaataagaaaataaaacaacCAGCAAGCACAACTCAAAGCAAAGCGGAGCACATAAATCATTTGGTAACAGCTGGAGCACAGTTGTTAGCAGATGTTGGTGTTGTCATTACATAGTAGTTCAGGCCCGATCTCGACTGATATCTTCAGCAACCGTACATCAAAACACCCCCTGCTTACGGCTGCCACGTAAAAATTGACCGGACATACCCTGTGAGGAGTGAAGAATTGTGCTGTTGATGTGTGTGCGCACGTGTGCATTTATGTGTGCGAGAGAGATTTTCAGAGTTAGTGCTATGTTTTATATCTCGTGCAGACATGTGTAAAAGATGGCTAAAGcaaaccatcccccccccccctctctctctctctttttctctcttttatacaATCACTTGCTGTCATGTTCTCCAGGAATATATCAGTCTCTTACTGTGCGTAAGAAGAGCACTGTTGTAATATCTGTTTATTTCTGTTCCTCTATATGTTTTGTTTGATATAATATCTTAACAAAATTCCGTGATACATTCGATGCTACCAAACTAAGTTCCCTTTTTCTTTCTCCCCCACCACCAACGGAATGCCTCAGCGGCAACCACTGTAGCATACTATTATTTCAATTAATGTATCTACTCACAAATTGTGAAATGACATGAAATTGATCAAACATGTAAAGACATCTTGTTGTTGACTGTGGGCTTCAGTTCAGATGTATGTATTTATTAGTTCAGTATTCAAGCATATAGCCCATCATGAGTGGCACCTTTGTATGTtattaaatttcatttaatttgataagcaaagtattttaaaattatttgtgactGTAAATTTT
This genomic interval from Schistocerca cancellata isolate TAMUIC-IGC-003103 chromosome 3, iqSchCanc2.1, whole genome shotgun sequence contains the following:
- the LOC126175767 gene encoding ankyrin repeat domain-containing protein 54-like; translated protein: MTSVDSGVETGNDSNDSCATHDPQSPTLEITPAKLITTTTTDIQQTLTVCQTAVDKSCSTTDHDIQFPLVRIKPDDKVVNFLLPLQRPIPGIDPPAGLTFCNVQRTSLGLGNGYEVVRAENKGYDLTAVYQKFELQRKLRAVRCRLKTTREAWLQFKGPLNERKLRHACSTNNLDLVQALLDMGVNPNCYDDQRRSPLHLAACRGYADVVKLLLDKGANPNQRDSLGNTPLHLAACTNNLSVVTLLLKAGTDVSSLDLFGRNPLQLAQAKLKLLQRGSDNEDSKFIKGEVQKVIDMMMAYLQKKGQQMEMELLTAFSSRVTLSNSKEEVETDVRDLLASLNNLTLDTKK